In Turicibacter sanguinis, a genomic segment contains:
- a CDS encoding YiiX/YebB-like N1pC/P60 family cysteine hydrolase, with the protein MRKYLFMFTTLLGIYSSMSVQAAQNSEYEVKMPEQSLLRSEGIESYSQRIRELNQEEVEKLPQEEQQDAISAVLQVISDLNRDEIDAITEMKKESVGALVDSDARRTTTIEWQNYGDILITLDSKTLGWNHGHAGIVDYNKNTVIEANPGEGVKSKVSYRTYWAKVNTDELYVGGATQSNYKTAVNYAAKQIGKPYTILTTLNSTDQWYCSKLVYKAWLNAGYNVGDHYKDSSWSYDIVGVTPKQILWDDNVFFYQKVK; encoded by the coding sequence ATGAGAAAGTATTTATTTATGTTTACAACTTTATTAGGAATTTATTCTTCTATGAGTGTCCAAGCAGCACAGAATTCAGAATATGAAGTAAAAATGCCTGAACAATCCTTACTAAGATCAGAAGGGATTGAATCATATTCACAAAGAATTCGAGAATTAAATCAAGAAGAAGTCGAAAAATTGCCACAAGAAGAACAACAGGATGCAATTAGTGCTGTTCTTCAAGTCATCTCTGATCTAAATAGAGACGAAATTGATGCAATTACTGAGATGAAAAAAGAAAGTGTAGGAGCCCTAGTAGATTCAGATGCTAGAAGAACAACAACTATCGAGTGGCAAAATTATGGGGATATTTTAATTACTCTAGATTCTAAAACTTTAGGTTGGAATCATGGGCATGCTGGAATTGTAGATTACAATAAAAATACAGTAATTGAAGCAAATCCTGGTGAGGGAGTTAAGAGTAAAGTGAGTTATAGAACGTATTGGGCTAAGGTTAATACCGATGAGCTTTATGTAGGTGGTGCTACACAATCGAATTATAAAACAGCAGTAAATTACGCAGCTAAACAAATAGGTAAGCCCTATACTATTTTGACAACATTAAATAGCACTGATCAATGGTATTGTTCTAAATTAGTATATAAAGCTTGGCTTAATGCGGGCTATAATGTAGGAGATCATTACAAAGATAGTTCATGGAGCTACGATATCGTAGGGGTTACTCCAAAACAAATCTTATGGGACGATAATGTATTTTTCTATCAAAAAGTGAAATAG
- a CDS encoding IS3 family transposase (programmed frameshift), whose protein sequence is MTQTKTRRPRRTYTDEFKNQLVQLYLNGKRKCDIVREYDISSSLLDKWIKQSTSTGSFKEKDNRSEEEQELIQLRKKVKQLEMENDIFKASRADLRTKINVIKNNTHKYSVSAMCKVLNVPRSTYYYESKPKKDETQLVTDIIEIFRRSRNNYGTRKIKQELKKMGQQVSRRRISRIMKQEGLVSNYTVAQFKPHTAKCNEDNTENIVDRNFDEQPHLNVLVSDLTYIRVKNRWHYLCVLVDLFNREIIGYSSGPNKDAELVKKAFSTVQTNLSQIKIFHKDRGNEFKNKIIDEILEVFEIKRSLSMKGCPYDNAVAEATYKVIKTEFVNHQIFETQEQLGYEFADYVNWYNNHRIHSSLGYLSPVEYRQNTLKKVV, encoded by the exons ATGACCCAAACTAAAACTCGTAGACCACGCCGTACGTATACAGATGAATTTAAAAACCAATTAGTCCAGCTTTATTTAAATGGGAAACGTAAATGTGATATTGTTCGTGAATACGATATCTCATCGTCTTTACTCGATAAATGGATTAAACAGTCAACTTCTACAGGTTCTTTTAAGGAGAAAGATAACCGCTCAGAAGAAGAACAGGAGTTAATCCAACTTCGTAAAAAAGTTAAGCAATTGGAAATGGAAAATGATATTT TTAAAGCAAGCCGCGCTGATCTTAGGACGAAGATAAATGTGATTAAAAACAATACACACAAATATTCAGTTTCAGCGATGTGCAAAGTCCTTAATGTGCCTCGTAGCACTTATTATTATGAGTCTAAACCGAAGAAAGATGAAACTCAACTGGTTACTGATATCATTGAGATTTTTCGTCGAAGCCGAAATAATTACGGGACTCGAAAAATTAAGCAAGAGTTAAAAAAGATGGGACAACAAGTTTCACGTCGTCGTATTAGTCGTATCATGAAACAAGAAGGCCTTGTATCGAATTATACCGTTGCTCAATTTAAGCCGCATACAGCTAAATGTAACGAAGATAACACTGAAAATATCGTGGATCGTAACTTTGATGAACAACCACATTTAAACGTTCTTGTCAGTGATTTAACGTACATTCGTGTAAAAAATCGCTGGCACTATCTTTGTGTGCTTGTAGACCTGTTTAATCGTGAAATTATCGGTTATAGCTCTGGGCCTAATAAGGATGCAGAATTAGTTAAGAAGGCGTTCAGTACAGTCCAAACTAACCTAAGTCAAATCAAGATTTTCCACAAGGATCGAGGTAACGAATTTAAGAATAAAATCATTGATGAGATTTTAGAGGTATTTGAAATTAAACGCTCTTTAAGTATGAAGGGATGTCCCTATGACAACGCTGTTGCAGAAGCGACCTATAAAGTAATCAAAACAGAATTTGTAAACCATCAGATATTTGAAACCCAAGAACAACTAGGTTATGAATTTGCCGACTACGTTAACTGGTATAACAATCATAGGATCCACTCTTCACTGGGATATTTATCCCCAGTTGAATATCGTCAAAATACCCTTAAAAAAGTTGTTTAG
- a CDS encoding DUF1430 domain-containing protein, with protein MRVIIYLILTIQFLMSSFISISNFKVQMENNLLYADSTSIALSIRNLDEDNSTIIRMLENLAEKNNLEIYKHTYTSSSNLDIYASDCSLGGKVQLKQGIYPESEFGSYISTTPISSINDSNQVGIIKSFNDNLTVNIYDFSNLKHYDVTGVYYLNTTNVNKIELFIDDLDNNGINAQIIDMNFGIEVNKIKIFSNAIEICVMLCGMLSIIHFIIRELKNIFIYKMVGYSNMAITKEVLKKISMPFILSGMSMVLTWTFIYLVNSSFDYYLNILFLQFKIFIFYMVIYFITSLILINIYLYRYSVNTMIKGNKPFYSMLIFINFILKVSFLLIFSQSLVQCIDVSKELIEAKQSYAQWDKTENIFRINVQYTGLESTRDQREIDYYNKATKFLNELINQNGFLLDTYNFMPGENGYIYENNYFSNIPPEIAPNGRRITISESYLIYNPIETVEGVNVLERIENEPYTLNLLVPVQFQKFEDKIISIYKDEFFFRVVEVDNSYRQMLNQLPNKMSKSDVNINIIYVKDNQSYFTYQSHIASETNNLIIDPIVTIYNEYFCHASDSFAYLTTSAYFESTSKNPYNDIVALLLNANLNSISQISSVYDELGHEIASLNKTIKECIILMVGLLISNFLIIYHFISNYYEKNKYKLCLEEIVGYSFKDRNRWVLLTIIFLNLIPILFSLVLLKYKLVIISIICLILVLEVIMVMIFGNKLNKKNYAQVIKGED; from the coding sequence ATGAGGGTTATAATTTATTTGATTTTAACAATCCAATTTTTAATGAGTTCTTTTATTAGTATCTCTAACTTTAAGGTTCAAATGGAGAATAATCTTTTATATGCCGATAGTACCAGTATTGCATTAAGCATTAGAAATCTTGATGAGGATAACAGTACTATCATTCGTATGTTAGAGAATTTGGCTGAAAAAAATAATCTTGAAATTTACAAACATACTTATACAAGTTCAAGCAACTTGGATATATATGCTTCTGACTGTTCTTTGGGAGGAAAAGTTCAGTTAAAACAAGGAATTTATCCTGAATCAGAATTTGGATCTTATATTTCTACTACTCCTATTTCCTCAATAAATGATTCTAATCAAGTAGGAATAATCAAAAGTTTTAATGATAATTTAACAGTTAATATTTATGATTTTTCAAATCTTAAACATTATGATGTAACAGGGGTTTATTATCTTAATACAACAAATGTAAATAAGATAGAATTATTTATTGATGATTTAGATAATAATGGAATAAATGCACAAATTATTGATATGAATTTTGGCATTGAAGTTAATAAGATAAAGATCTTTTCTAATGCAATTGAAATATGTGTTATGTTATGTGGAATGTTATCAATTATCCATTTTATCATTCGTGAATTGAAAAATATATTTATATATAAGATGGTTGGTTATAGTAATATGGCAATTACTAAGGAAGTATTGAAGAAGATATCAATGCCTTTTATTTTATCTGGGATGAGCATGGTTCTGACTTGGACTTTCATTTATTTAGTAAATAGCTCGTTTGATTATTATTTAAATATTTTATTTTTACAATTTAAAATCTTCATTTTTTATATGGTAATTTATTTTATCACTAGTTTAATTTTAATCAATATTTATTTATATAGATATAGTGTTAATACGATGATTAAAGGTAATAAACCATTTTATTCGATGCTTATTTTTATAAATTTTATTTTAAAAGTCAGTTTCCTCCTTATCTTTTCTCAATCATTGGTACAGTGCATAGATGTTTCAAAAGAATTGATTGAAGCTAAGCAAAGTTATGCACAATGGGATAAAACTGAAAATATTTTTAGAATTAATGTCCAGTATACAGGTTTAGAAAGTACACGAGATCAAAGGGAAATCGATTATTATAATAAAGCTACTAAGTTTTTAAATGAATTAATTAATCAAAATGGATTTTTATTGGATACTTATAATTTTATGCCCGGAGAAAATGGGTATATTTATGAGAATAATTATTTTTCAAATATTCCACCGGAGATTGCGCCCAATGGTAGGCGAATTACAATAAGTGAAAGTTACCTAATATATAATCCTATTGAAACAGTAGAAGGAGTTAATGTTCTGGAAAGAATAGAAAATGAACCATATACTCTAAATTTACTTGTTCCAGTTCAATTTCAAAAATTTGAAGACAAAATCATTTCTATTTATAAAGATGAATTTTTCTTTAGAGTAGTAGAGGTAGATAATTCATATCGTCAAATGCTAAATCAGTTACCTAATAAAATGTCAAAAAGTGATGTAAATATTAATATTATATATGTTAAAGATAATCAATCATATTTTACATATCAATCTCATATAGCAAGTGAAACTAATAATTTAATTATTGATCCGATTGTAACAATATATAATGAGTATTTTTGTCATGCTTCTGACTCATTTGCCTATTTAACGACCTCTGCTTATTTTGAATCGACATCAAAGAATCCTTATAATGATATTGTTGCATTATTATTAAATGCTAATTTAAATTCTATTTCACAAATTTCATCTGTATATGATGAGTTAGGACATGAAATAGCTTCTTTAAATAAAACGATTAAAGAATGTATTATTTTAATGGTAGGATTATTGATTTCTAATTTTTTAATCATCTATCACTTTATATCTAATTATTACGAGAAAAATAAATATAAATTATGCTTGGAAGAAATAGTAGGATATAGTTTTAAAGATAGAAATAGATGGGTTTTGTTGACGATTATTTTTCTTAATTTAATTCCAATTTTATTTAGCTTAGTATTATTAAAATATAAATTAGTTATTATTAGTATTATTTGTTTGATTTTAGTACTAGAAGTAATTATGGTCATGATTTTCGGAAATAAATTAAATAAAAAAAATTATGCTCAAGTTATTAAGGGGGAAGATTAA
- a CDS encoding ATP-binding cassette domain-containing protein, producing the protein MIIVKNISKSFKERVIIDNFSLIIHDGDFLGIIGSSGSGKTTLINLLSLLEESDDGEITINNIVDPTSKERMLLRRNVLGNIFQNYALMENCTIKENLKIAIRYQKKKKYDFKEVLKRVGLEHIDLNTKIYELSGGEQQRIALARVILQDSQYIFADEPTGNLDEENTEKVFNILKELNQEGKTIILVTHDKGLAERCKRIIHL; encoded by the coding sequence ATGATTATAGTTAAAAATATATCAAAGAGTTTTAAGGAACGAGTCATTATTGATAATTTTAGTTTAATAATTCATGATGGTGATTTTCTGGGAATAATTGGTTCTAGTGGTTCAGGAAAAACGACACTAATCAATTTATTAAGTTTATTAGAAGAATCTGATGATGGTGAAATCACGATTAATAATATCGTTGATCCGACCTCAAAAGAAAGAATGTTATTAAGGCGAAATGTTCTAGGAAATATATTTCAAAATTACGCACTTATGGAAAATTGTACAATAAAGGAAAATTTAAAAATAGCTATTCGCTATCAAAAGAAAAAAAAATATGATTTTAAGGAGGTATTAAAGAGAGTTGGATTAGAGCATATAGACTTAAATACTAAAATTTATGAGTTAAGCGGAGGAGAGCAACAACGTATTGCATTGGCGAGAGTTATTTTACAAGATTCTCAATATATTTTTGCAGATGAACCGACAGGAAATTTAGATGAAGAAAATACAGAAAAAGTTTTTAATATATTAAAGGAATTAAATCAAGAAGGCAAAACTATTATTTTAGTTACACATGATAAAGGATTAGCAGAGCGTTGTAAAAGAATTATTCATTTATAA
- a CDS encoding helix-turn-helix domain-containing protein, with product MFLTVGQKLKKYRKLFNIKLSMFERYGFSAAYISYIENNKRIPPFETAKEIFEALVCLTNGEIVKQITVEDFVKDEYEEAESWVIVNCNLDMALNNYKQYYEVCNKYNLNNYLIKLDEILAYYYQSIKKYFISNEYFTNCISQLKEIDKRIVKYYIELGVNYQDLGLYEESLLNLNLALKCIKTQDLEYIYRIYYELSRSYYYLKKLDDSYLLVDKIIDNCPFIQRKAAAILLKENILKVDGRLEEGEKILKQFIEKQLYTPYLKYAYHNLGCNLNDQHKYREALEVLNQALAYRTSSSEIALTNYLIGEVYYNMKDLTNSRKYYSLSQEMVLKEGTFDHKKTVVERLISLYFDVGDMYSIEQELQLIDLISHECHYRELKNIAKINILRCSVSNGVNLTPKLRDYVIGN from the coding sequence ATGTTTTTGACGGTGGGACAGAAGTTAAAGAAATACAGAAAATTATTTAATATAAAATTAAGTATGTTTGAAAGATATGGATTTAGTGCAGCATACATTAGTTATATAGAAAATAATAAAAGAATACCTCCATTTGAAACGGCAAAAGAAATATTTGAAGCATTAGTTTGCTTAACGAATGGTGAGATAGTTAAGCAGATTACTGTAGAGGATTTTGTAAAAGATGAGTATGAAGAAGCGGAGAGTTGGGTAATTGTAAACTGTAATTTGGATATGGCTTTAAATAATTATAAACAGTATTATGAAGTATGTAATAAATATAATTTAAATAACTATTTAATAAAATTAGATGAAATTTTAGCATATTATTATCAATCAATAAAGAAATATTTTATATCAAATGAATATTTCACGAATTGTATTTCACAATTAAAAGAAATAGATAAGAGAATTGTAAAGTATTATATTGAATTAGGCGTCAACTACCAAGACTTAGGACTTTATGAAGAGTCTCTTTTAAATTTAAATTTGGCTTTAAAGTGTATTAAAACGCAAGATTTAGAATATATTTATCGAATTTATTACGAATTATCTAGAAGTTATTACTATTTAAAAAAATTAGATGATAGTTATTTATTAGTAGATAAAATAATAGATAATTGCCCTTTTATTCAACGAAAAGCAGCGGCAATATTATTAAAAGAAAATATTTTAAAAGTAGATGGAAGGTTGGAAGAAGGAGAAAAAATTTTAAAACAGTTTATAGAGAAGCAGTTATATACACCGTATTTAAAGTACGCTTATCATAATTTAGGATGCAACCTAAATGATCAACATAAGTATAGAGAAGCATTAGAAGTTTTAAATCAAGCTTTGGCGTATAGAACATCTAGCAGTGAAATCGCATTAACAAATTATCTAATAGGTGAGGTTTATTATAATATGAAAGACTTGACTAATAGTAGGAAGTACTATAGTCTTTCGCAAGAGATGGTATTAAAAGAGGGGACTTTTGATCATAAAAAGACTGTGGTTGAAAGATTGATTTCTTTATATTTTGATGTTGGTGATATGTATAGTATAGAGCAAGAGTTACAATTAATTGATCTTATTAGTCATGAGTGTCATTATCGAGAATTAAAAAACATAGCTAAAATTAATATTTTAAGATGCTCAGTATCTAATGGAGTGAATCTCACTCCTAAGCTGAGGGATTATGTAATAGGAAATTAA
- a CDS encoding type ISP restriction/modification enzyme: MQLYDKFFKVGFKDTTERLGIVFTPVEVVDFIIHSVDDVLKKHFGKSISDEGVHILDPFTGTGTFIVRLLQSGLIKKEDLLRKYTQELHANEIVLLSYYIAAINIEETFHSLSEGDYKPFEGIVLTDTFESTEREHSLDSVLFNENNARLKRQQKEPIFAIIGNPPYSVGQKNANDNNQNQRYPILEGKIEDTYAKYSKANLTKSLYDSYIKAFKWSSERIKEKGVIGFVTNASFIDSNSADGLRKCWYEEFNYIYIFNLRGDQRTLGEKSRKEGGKIFGSGSRTPVAITLLIKDGSDNHQIFYHDIGDYLSQKEKLSIIANNKSISNLTWTQIIPDINNDWINQRDENYEKYISMDGEIFADRIPGVSTSRDAWVYDYSKKNVKTKANTLIDNYNSEIERLSTITDSKARLAQVNNSNDFIKWSVGLKESFKNGKNIVANDNEIILSMYRPFAKKFLYYQTEIIERPSKWKNLFKEDNKIIYVTGLGASRGFSCLVVDLIPNLHLMDTGRGFYWKNTHTNSLNINKDILNKFDLTEDDIFGYIYGVLHSNEYKQKYESDLNKAFPRIPILKNKDAFIGVGKKLTDLHLNYESVAPYEDVEITYKSSNPSYRVEKMKFGKVRDENRKLVNDKSIIIFNSDITISNIPEKAYEYMVNGRSAIEWIMDQYQVKTDKKSGITDDPNLFSEDEKYIFNLLLSIINVSVQTVDLVNSLPKLEIIED, translated from the coding sequence ATTCAACTATACGATAAATTCTTTAAAGTTGGTTTTAAAGATACGACAGAGCGCTTAGGAATTGTCTTCACGCCTGTTGAAGTCGTTGACTTTATCATTCATTCCGTAGATGACGTGTTAAAAAAACATTTTGGTAAATCAATTAGTGATGAAGGGGTTCACATTTTAGACCCGTTTACGGGAACTGGAACCTTCATCGTGCGCTTACTTCAAAGCGGACTGATTAAAAAGGAGGATTTACTAAGAAAGTATACGCAAGAATTACACGCTAACGAAATTGTACTATTAAGCTACTATATTGCAGCTATTAATATTGAGGAAACCTTTCATTCCTTATCAGAAGGGGATTATAAGCCATTTGAGGGCATTGTTCTTACTGATACCTTCGAAAGTACAGAGCGAGAGCACTCCCTTGATAGCGTCCTTTTTAACGAAAATAACGCTCGCTTAAAACGTCAACAAAAAGAACCGATCTTTGCAATTATCGGAAATCCACCATATTCTGTAGGTCAGAAAAATGCTAATGACAATAATCAAAATCAAAGATATCCTATTTTAGAAGGTAAAATAGAAGATACTTATGCTAAATATTCTAAAGCAAATTTAACAAAAAGTTTATATGATTCTTATATTAAAGCCTTCAAATGGTCGAGTGAACGTATTAAGGAAAAAGGGGTTATTGGTTTTGTAACAAATGCTTCTTTTATAGATAGTAATAGCGCAGATGGTTTAAGAAAATGTTGGTATGAAGAATTTAATTATATTTACATCTTTAATTTACGTGGTGATCAACGTACATTAGGGGAAAAATCACGTAAAGAAGGTGGAAAAATATTTGGTTCTGGAAGTAGAACACCAGTAGCTATCACCTTATTAATCAAAGATGGCTCAGATAATCATCAAATCTTTTATCACGATATAGGTGATTACTTATCTCAAAAAGAAAAATTATCTATTATCGCTAATAATAAATCAATTTCTAATTTAACATGGACTCAAATTATCCCAGATATTAATAACGACTGGATTAACCAACGCGATGAAAATTATGAAAAATATATTTCTATGGATGGAGAAATTTTTGCAGATAGAATACCTGGAGTAAGTACCAGTCGTGATGCATGGGTATATGATTATTCAAAAAAGAATGTTAAAACAAAAGCGAATACATTAATTGATAATTATAACTCAGAAATAGAACGATTAAGCACCATTACAGATAGTAAAGCAAGGTTAGCTCAAGTTAATAACTCAAATGATTTTATAAAATGGAGTGTAGGATTAAAAGAGAGTTTTAAAAATGGAAAAAATATAGTAGCAAATGATAATGAGATTATTTTGAGTATGTATCGTCCATTTGCAAAAAAATTCTTATATTATCAAACAGAGATTATCGAACGTCCATCTAAATGGAAAAATTTATTTAAAGAAGATAATAAAATAATCTATGTAACAGGATTAGGAGCGAGTCGTGGATTTTCTTGTCTTGTTGTTGATTTAATTCCAAATTTACACTTAATGGATACAGGGCGTGGTTTCTATTGGAAAAACACACATACAAACTCATTAAATATTAACAAAGATATTCTAAACAAATTTGATTTAACTGAAGATGATATTTTTGGGTATATTTATGGAGTATTACATTCAAATGAATATAAACAAAAATACGAAAGCGACTTAAATAAGGCATTTCCTCGTATTCCGATTTTAAAGAATAAAGATGCATTTATTGGGGTAGGTAAAAAACTTACTGATTTACACTTAAATTATGAGAGTGTAGCACCTTATGAAGATGTTGAGATAACTTATAAATCATCAAATCCATCTTATAGAGTAGAAAAAATGAAATTTGGTAAGGTACGAGATGAAAATAGAAAGTTAGTAAATGATAAGAGTATAATCATCTTTAATAGTGATATTACGATTAGCAATATTCCAGAGAAAGCGTATGAATACATGGTAAATGGTCGTTCTGCGATTGAGTGGATTATGGACCAATACCAAGTAAAAACAGATAAAAAGTCTGGAATTACAGATGATCCAAATCTGTTCTCGGAAGATGAAAAATATATTTTCAACTTGTTATTAAGTATTATCAATGTTTCAGTTCAAACAGTAGATTTAGTTAATAGTCTTCCAAAACTAGAAATTATTGAGGATTAA
- a CDS encoding JAB domain-containing protein gives MSAIAKRVNIISLKMIKESSFLFQTRTISSPKDAYEMIHEQLEDLDREQFIIACLNTKNEPTNISVVAVGSLNKAIVHPREVFKTAILSNAASVMAFHNHPSGETTPSQQDIQLTNRLYEAGELLGIKLLDHLIIGDGTFTSLKEKGYL, from the coding sequence ATGTCAGCTATCGCAAAGCGTGTAAATATTATTTCACTTAAAATGATAAAGGAATCTAGTTTTCTTTTTCAAACACGTACCATTTCATCACCTAAGGATGCCTATGAGATGATTCATGAGCAACTTGAAGATTTGGATAGAGAGCAATTCATCATTGCTTGTTTGAATACAAAGAATGAACCAACTAATATTTCAGTGGTAGCAGTTGGTTCATTAAATAAGGCTATCGTTCATCCAAGAGAAGTCTTTAAAACGGCTATCCTGTCAAATGCAGCTAGTGTCATGGCCTTTCATAATCATCCATCGGGAGAAACCACACCATCACAACAAGATATTCAACTAACTAACCGCTTATATGAAGCGGGTGAGTTACTCGGTATCAAATTGTTAGATCATCTCATTATCGGAGATGGAACATTTACATCATTAAAAGAAAAAGGTTATTTATAA
- a CDS encoding DpnD/PcfM family protein, translated as MSHKLTICITETLERLIEVEVDDIDCDPIEYVRQQYLDEEIILDSSDLVDTEFRICE; from the coding sequence ATGAGCCATAAATTAACGATTTGTATTACTGAAACATTGGAACGTCTGATTGAAGTAGAGGTTGATGACATTGACTGTGATCCGATTGAATATGTCAGACAACAATATCTTGATGAAGAAATCATCTTAGATTCTTCAGATTTAGTTGATACTGAATTTAGAATATGTGAATGA
- a CDS encoding DUF1643 domain-containing protein — protein MAIVNRMSLRTEVVYSDDMKHRYIIRKEWDKNKPKATIIMINPSSANEVEIDHTTMNVINNLNRLEYGAVDITNLFSLICPKISYRKSIGELVEDENDIYIEKSCLKSDIVIIAWGSIGEGSKKITGRQEELLEKLKPFRNKMYVICDPYRSIPMHPLCPRIKNQWRLVKMYKE, from the coding sequence ATGGCAATTGTAAATAGAATGAGTCTAAGAACAGAGGTGGTATATAGTGATGATATGAAACATCGCTATATAATAAGGAAAGAGTGGGATAAAAATAAACCTAAAGCTACCATTATCATGATTAATCCATCAAGTGCTAATGAAGTAGAAATTGATCATACCACTATGAATGTGATTAATAATCTGAATCGATTAGAGTATGGAGCTGTAGATATCACGAACTTATTCTCATTGATTTGCCCTAAGATAAGTTATAGAAAATCAATTGGTGAATTAGTTGAAGATGAGAATGATATCTATATAGAGAAGTCATGTTTAAAGTCAGATATAGTTATCATTGCTTGGGGTTCAATTGGAGAAGGGAGTAAGAAAATTACAGGACGACAGGAAGAATTACTAGAGAAACTAAAACCATTTAGAAATAAGATGTATGTGATCTGTGATCCTTATCGGAGTATTCCGATGCATCCCTTATGTCCACGAATTAAGAATCAGTGGCGTTTAGTTAAGATGTATAAGGAGTAA
- a CDS encoding DUF960 family protein gives MQRYITSGVNEQISIDIQLFCWYCYEVVKATGKYDYLQVFELKTVGEDTQQIEHRQEVPEYNQVYQLKSINPIEQKIFIIDEGEYATMLLAEEY, from the coding sequence ATGCAACGATACATAACAAGTGGAGTCAATGAACAAATCTCAATAGACATACAACTGTTTTGCTGGTACTGCTATGAGGTAGTTAAAGCGACAGGTAAATACGACTACCTACAAGTGTTTGAATTGAAAACGGTTGGAGAAGATACACAACAAATTGAACATAGACAAGAAGTACCAGAATACAATCAAGTTTATCAACTAAAGTCAATTAATCCAATCGAGCAGAAGATCTTCATCATTGATGAAGGAGAATATGCCACGATGTTGTTAGCAGAAGAATATTAA